One genomic segment of Profundibacter amoris includes these proteins:
- a CDS encoding UDP-N-acetylglucosamine--N-acetylmuramyl-(pentapeptide) pyrophosphoryl-undecaprenol N-acetylglucosamine transferase encodes MSKPPLLIIAAGGTGGHMFPAQALAEVMLRKGWRVKLSTDARGARYTGGFPHVVEIEEISSATFARGGMLAKLLVPFRILGGIASATLRMMRDKPAMVVGFGGYPSIPAVSAAWILRRPRILHEQNGVLGRVNRLFAKRVNAVACGTWPTDLPKGVKGTFTGNPVRAAVLERAGAAYIPPGDYPMSILVMGGSQGARILSDVVPEAILKLPEDLRGYLRIYHQAREEDRKRVEVYYASHGLVAVVKPFFNNVSTLMSEAQLVISRAGASSVADIAVIGRPSILIPYAAATGDHQTANARGLVEAEAAILIPESKLDADFLSKQIKVVLTTPIAANHMAQAALKCGRPDATERLVEMVETLADTGTTDTGASQ; translated from the coding sequence ATGTCAAAACCACCCCTTCTGATCATCGCCGCTGGCGGCACAGGGGGCCATATGTTCCCCGCACAGGCATTGGCCGAGGTCATGTTGCGCAAGGGCTGGCGGGTGAAACTGTCCACCGATGCCCGTGGTGCCCGCTATACCGGCGGCTTTCCCCATGTGGTCGAGATCGAGGAGATTTCCTCCGCCACCTTCGCCCGTGGCGGGATGCTGGCAAAACTGCTGGTGCCGTTCCGTATTCTCGGCGGGATTGCCTCGGCCACCCTGCGGATGATGCGCGACAAGCCGGCGATGGTGGTGGGCTTTGGCGGCTATCCGTCAATTCCGGCTGTATCGGCGGCCTGGATTCTGCGCCGTCCGCGTATCCTGCACGAACAAAACGGTGTTTTGGGGCGGGTGAACCGGCTGTTTGCCAAACGGGTGAACGCGGTGGCCTGCGGCACATGGCCCACCGATCTGCCCAAAGGGGTTAAGGGCACATTCACCGGCAACCCCGTGCGCGCCGCTGTGCTGGAACGCGCCGGTGCCGCCTATATTCCGCCCGGCGATTACCCGATGTCGATCCTGGTGATGGGCGGCAGCCAGGGTGCGCGTATCCTGTCCGATGTGGTGCCCGAAGCAATCCTGAAACTGCCCGAAGACCTGCGCGGCTATCTGCGCATCTACCATCAGGCCCGCGAGGAAGACCGCAAGCGGGTCGAAGTCTATTACGCCAGCCACGGGCTGGTGGCTGTGGTCAAACCGTTCTTTAATAATGTGTCGACATTGATGAGCGAAGCCCAACTGGTCATTTCGCGCGCCGGTGCCTCCTCGGTGGCGGATATTGCCGTGATCGGACGCCCCTCGATCCTGATCCCCTATGCCGCGGCAACGGGGGATCACCAGACCGCCAACGCCCGTGGTCTGGTCGAGGCCGAAGCCGCTATCCTGATCCCTGAATCCAAACTGGACGCGGATTTTCTAAGTAAGCAAATCAAGGTCGTTCTGACCACCCCGATTGCCGCCAACCATATGGCGCAGGCCGCGTTGAAATGCGGGCGACCCGACGCCACCGAACGGTTGGTGGAAATGGTCGAAACCCTTGCAGATACCGGCACAACCGATACAGGAGCCAGCCAATGA
- a CDS encoding peptidoglycan glycosyltransferase FtsW has translation MTEMVYGTVPVRSSDPILPRWWQTVDRWSLTAILILFGIGILLGLAASPPLAAKNGLAPFHYVQRQMLFGGMALVVMMITSMMAPSLVRRLGVLGFLGAFVALVMLPLLGTDFGKGAIRWYSLGFASVQPAEFLKPGFVVIAAWLMSASQEINGPPGRLYSFIIAITVVGFLVMQPDFGQASLVLFGWGVMYFVAGAPMFLLLSMAGLVVFGGMFAYNNSEHFARRIDGFLSADIDPTTQMGYATNAIQEGGFFGVGVGEGQVKWSLPDAHTDFIVAVAAEEYGLVLVLIIIALYMVITVRSLLRLMKERDTFIRLAGTGLACMFGVQAMINMGVAVRLLPAKGMTLPFVSYGGSSLIAGGVAVGMLLAFTRTRPQGEIIDHFARRGH, from the coding sequence ATGACAGAAATGGTCTATGGAACAGTTCCGGTTCGCAGTAGCGACCCCATTCTTCCCCGTTGGTGGCAGACAGTCGACAGGTGGTCCCTGACCGCAATCCTGATTTTGTTCGGCATCGGTATTTTGCTGGGTCTGGCCGCGTCCCCGCCGCTGGCCGCGAAAAACGGGCTGGCTCCGTTTCACTATGTGCAGCGGCAAATGCTGTTTGGCGGCATGGCGCTGGTGGTGATGATGATCACTTCGATGATGGCCCCGTCACTGGTGCGCCGGTTGGGGGTGCTGGGGTTTCTGGGGGCCTTTGTGGCGCTGGTGATGCTGCCGCTTCTGGGCACGGATTTTGGCAAAGGCGCGATCCGCTGGTATTCGCTGGGCTTTGCGTCGGTGCAGCCAGCCGAGTTCCTGAAACCCGGTTTCGTGGTGATCGCCGCATGGCTGATGTCGGCCAGTCAGGAAATCAACGGGCCACCCGGGCGGTTATATTCCTTTATCATTGCCATAACGGTTGTCGGTTTTCTGGTGATGCAGCCCGATTTCGGTCAGGCGTCTTTGGTGCTGTTTGGCTGGGGCGTGATGTATTTCGTCGCCGGCGCGCCGATGTTCCTGCTGTTGTCGATGGCCGGTCTGGTCGTGTTTGGCGGCATGTTCGCCTATAATAATTCCGAACATTTTGCGCGGCGGATTGACGGGTTCCTGTCGGCCGATATCGACCCCACGACCCAGATGGGCTATGCCACAAACGCCATTCAGGAAGGCGGTTTTTTCGGGGTCGGCGTGGGCGAAGGGCAAGTGAAATGGTCGCTTCCCGATGCGCATACCGATTTCATCGTTGCCGTTGCGGCCGAGGAATACGGCCTTGTGCTGGTGCTGATCATCATCGCACTTTATATGGTGATCACCGTGCGTTCCCTGCTGCGCCTGATGAAAGAGCGCGATACATTTATCCGGCTGGCCGGAACGGGCCTTGCCTGTATGTTCGGCGTTCAGGCCATGATCAATATGGGCGTTGCCGTGCGCCTGCTGCCCGCCAAGGGTATGACGCTGCCCTTTGTCAGCTACGGCGGTTCGTCGCTGATTGCGGGTGGGGTTGCGGTTGGCATGTTGCTGGCCTTTACCCGCACACGGCCACAGGGCGAAATTATTGACCACTTTGCACGTCGGGGACACTGA
- a CDS encoding BaiN/RdsA family NAD(P)/FAD-dependent oxidoreductase, with protein sequence MGKGSNRFDTIILGAGAAGMMCAAYAGGRVLLVDQARAAGEKIRISGGGRCNFTNLYAGPENFISQNPHFVKSALSRYTQWDFIDLVSRHGIASHEKTLGQLFCDESAKQIIHMLVAEMGAAEVRLRTTVSAIQRIGDGFEVTLDTGEVLRSRNFVVACGGKSIPKMGASGLGYQIAGRFGLPVTPTRPALVPLTFGEMFKPLAGVALDARVSCGGVSFDEAVLFTHRGLSGPVILQISSYWREGMPITLNLWPAGDLLERLREQRQKSGRRDISTNLAEWLPKRLVTYLAALHGWQGNLADHSDAALAGIVQAITAWELHPTGTEGYRTAEVTLGGVDTDALSSKTMQAKDVEGLYFIGEVVDVTGWLGGFNFQWAWSSGWAAGVAIAHELRK encoded by the coding sequence ATGGGCAAGGGTTCGAACAGGTTTGACACCATTATTCTGGGGGCGGGAGCCGCCGGAATGATGTGTGCGGCATATGCCGGCGGGCGGGTTTTGCTGGTTGATCAGGCCCGCGCGGCGGGGGAAAAGATACGCATATCCGGCGGCGGCCGCTGCAATTTCACCAATCTGTATGCCGGGCCCGAGAACTTTATTTCGCAAAACCCCCATTTCGTTAAATCCGCCCTAAGCCGTTATACTCAATGGGATTTTATTGATCTGGTGTCGCGACATGGCATCGCCTCGCACGAGAAAACGCTGGGGCAGCTGTTTTGCGATGAATCCGCCAAACAGATCATCCACATGCTGGTGGCCGAGATGGGCGCGGCCGAGGTGCGGCTGCGGACTACGGTTTCAGCGATCCAGCGCATCGGCGACGGGTTTGAGGTAACGCTTGATACCGGCGAGGTTCTGCGCAGCCGGAATTTCGTTGTCGCCTGCGGCGGCAAGTCGATCCCCAAGATGGGGGCAAGCGGGTTGGGCTATCAAATCGCCGGCCGGTTCGGTCTGCCGGTCACGCCAACCCGCCCTGCCCTTGTGCCGCTGACCTTTGGCGAGATGTTCAAACCGCTGGCCGGTGTGGCGCTGGACGCGCGCGTGTCCTGTGGCGGCGTTTCCTTTGACGAAGCGGTGCTGTTCACCCACCGCGGGTTGTCCGGCCCTGTCATTTTGCAGATCTCATCCTATTGGCGCGAAGGGATGCCGATCACGCTAAACCTGTGGCCCGCCGGCGACCTGCTGGAGCGGCTGCGCGAGCAGCGGCAAAAATCGGGGCGGCGCGATATATCCACCAATCTGGCCGAATGGCTGCCCAAACGGCTGGTCACCTATCTTGCCGCCCTGCACGGCTGGCAGGGCAATCTGGCCGATCATTCCGACGCGGCCCTGGCCGGTATCGTGCAGGCCATCACCGCATGGGAATTGCACCCGACCGGCACCGAAGGCTACCGCACCGCCGAAGTCACCCTTGGCGGGGTAGACACAGACGCGCTATCGTCGAAAACCATGCAGGCCAAAGACGTGGAAGGGCTGTATTTTATCGGCGAGGTGGTGGATGTCACCGGCTGGCTGGGCGGGTTCAATTTTCAATGGGCGTGGTCGTCGGGCTGGGCGGCGGGGGTGGCGATTGCCCACGAGTTGAGAAAATAG